In Cryptomeria japonica unplaced genomic scaffold, Sugi_1.0 HiC_scaffold_47, whole genome shotgun sequence, one genomic interval encodes:
- the LOC131862564 gene encoding uncharacterized protein LOC131862564, whose product MKATFQWGGPQQKAFNTLKEKLSTAPVLALPNLHQPFEIEIDGSGFAMGAVLMQGGEFWSSLWGLMDTKLKKSTAFHPQTDRQTEVVNRTVVHLLRGYCSKHPKLWDENLHYVQHAYNHATRSSTKRSPFETCFGYLPKTPMDFSFGKDDVVDGCHDAERDLKFIQNIQAIH is encoded by the exons ATGAAGGCAACTTTTCAGTGGGGAGGTCCACAACAGAAGGCTTTCAACACTTTGAAGGAAAAGTTAAGCACTGCACCAGTTTTGGCTTTACCAAatttacatcaaccatttgagatTGAGATAGATGGGAGTGGGTTTGCCATGGGAGCTGTACTCATGCAAGGAG GGGAATTTTGGTCATCTTTGTGGGGACTCATGGACACCAAGCTGAAGAAGAGTACAGCCTTCCATCcgcagacagacagacagacagaggtagtcaacAGGACAGTTGTTCATCTGCTTAGAGGTTACTGTAGCAAGCATCCTAAGTTGTGGGATGAGAATCTTCATTATGTGCAACATGCTTACAACCATGCAACACGTTCTTCTACAAAGAGGTCTCCTTTTGAGACTTGCTTTGGCTACTTGCCAAAGACACCAATGGACTTTTCTTTTGGAAAGGACGATGTTGTAGATGGATGCCATGATGCAGAAAGGGATTTAAAGTTCATCCAGAACATCCAAGCAATCCATTAG
- the LOC131862565 gene encoding uncharacterized protein LOC131862565, with product MSKPDYLAKMGILLSDSSSYKILSCNPCPKILKAVRSSISNSSLDDSTKLRLLPSKEVTPRIYGVPKIHKANIPLRPIVDTIGSPTYKLAAFLAKLISPLVGNSNSFIKDSNQFVQFIKDTKLDPQDTLVSFDVVSLFTKVPILDSIEIVKLKVNEDIASLVELCLRSTFFAFQGVIYEQVDGVAMGSPLSPVIANIFMEHFEEVALHSFPLKPKWWKRYMDDTNVCWPHGLDMLEEFHTHLNNIFPSITFTKELESNNRLSFLDVLICKKPDGSLGRQVYRKTTHTDLYLHSSSHHHHSQKVGILKTLALRAHRICDKDNLDQELSHLRQVFLWNGYSNKQITRAFLQAKSHFLSISNPVPSPSQAPFVSLPYVEESGVYKIVCSCGTPYIGETGRSFMTRIKEHSADIKHERALKSALAEHSTTTKHHICLEDTQVLCRENNFFKRKVKEAIAIIQHPSNLNQDDGLNLSISWHPLLLALQRHPRPPP from the exons ATGAGCAAACCAGATTACTTGGCCAAAATGGGAATCCTCCTCTCGGATTCCAGTAGTTACAAAATTTTGTCTTGTAACCCGTGCCCGAAGATTTTGAAGGCAGTTAGATCTTCTATTTCCAACTCCTCATTGGATGATTCTACCAAGCTTCGTCTTCTTCCGTCTAAGGAAGTGACCCCTCGTATATATGGGGTCCCAAAAATTCATAAAGCCAACATTCCTTTGAGACCCATTGTCGATACCATTGGGTCTCCAACTTACAAGTTAGCCGCTTTTCTTGCCAAATTAATCTCCCCGCTTGTTGGTAACTCCAACTCCTTCATCAAAGATTCCAACCAATTTGTTCAGTTTATCAAGGACACCAAGTTGGACCCTCAAGACACGCTTGTGAGCTTCGATGTGGTGTCCCTCTTCACCAAGGTCCCTATTCTAGACTCCATAGAGATTGTCAAGCTTAAGGTCAATGAGGACATCGCCTCTTTGGTGGAACTTTGCTTAAGGTCAACCTTCTTCGCCTTCCAAGGCGTTATCTATGAACAGGTTGACGGAGTAGCCATGGGCTCCCCTCTCTCGCCGGTCATTGCCAACATATTCATGGAACATTTTGAAGAGGTGGCCTTACATTCTTTCCCcctcaaaccaaaatggtggaagcGATATATGGATGACACCAATGTATGTTGGCCCCACGGCTTGGacatgttagaggaatttcatactCACCTCAACAACATTTTTCCGTCTATTACCTTCACCAAAGAACTTGAATCCAACAACCGTTTATCTTTTCTCGATGTCTTAATCTGTAAAAAGCCTGACGGATCCCTTGGTCGTCAGGTGTATCGCAAAACTACCCACACTGACTTATATCTTCATTCgtcttctcatcaccaccatagccaGAAAGTTGGGATCCTCAAAACATTGGCTTTAAGAGCCCATCGGATTTGTGATAAGGATAACTTAgaccaagagctctcccatcttcGTCAAGTCTTCCTTTGGAATGGCTACTCGAACAAGCAGATCACTAGGGCCTTCCTCCAAGCCAAATCTCATTTCCTTTCCATCTCGAATCCCGTGCCCTCTCCATCTCAGGCCCCGTTtgtctctctcccttatgttgaag AGTCAGGTGTATACAAGATTGTATGCTCCTGTGGAACTCCTTACATTGGAGAAACAGGTCGTTCGTTCATGACTCGAATAAAAGAGCACAGTGCCGACATTAAGCATGAACGtgccctcaaatcagccttagcCGAGCATTCAACCACTACCAAACATCATATCTGTTTGGAGGACACTCAGGTATTGTGTAGGGAGAACAACTTTTTCAAgaggaaagttaaagaggccattgctatcATTCAGCACCCATCCAATCTTAATCAAGACGATGGGTTAAACCTTAGCATCTCGTGGCACCCTCTTCTTCTGGCCCTCCAGCGTCATCCCCGCCCCCCTCCttga
- the LOC131862568 gene encoding uncharacterized protein LOC131862568 encodes MAEKAKQKLDSSPETSCESKGKLVKIVHIGNPRMVTASASEFSAVVQSLTGNKRPLPKSATYDSSSSSTSKRLNKDGYNSEVKIPKFEGQSKYRSFPSSSPQLPIANQIAAIRADGVSTSEVQQKEMISYVYNHERFDTLENLGDANFLQFLLSYFNDEGI; translated from the coding sequence ATGGCAGAAAAGGCTAAGCAAAAGCTAGATTCATCGCCAGAGACATCCTGCGAGTCTAAAGGGAAACTAGTAAAGATTGTTCATATTGGAAACCCTAGAATGGTTACAGCAAGCGCATCTGAATTCTCTGCTGTTGTGCAGTCCCTCACTGGAAATAAGAGGCCATTACCCAAATCCGCTACTTAtgattcttcatcatcatctactTCTAAAAGATTGAATAAGGATGGTTATAACAGTGAAGTGAAAATACCCAAGTTTGAAGGTCAATCAAAATATCGCTCATTTCCCAGCAGTAGCCCTCAGCTTCCAATTGCTAATCAGATAGCTGCTATCAGAGCAGATGGTGTTTCTACATCCGAAGTTCAGCAGAAAGAGATGATTTCTTATGTTTATAACCATGAAAGGTTTGACACACTGGAAAACCTAGGAGACGCCAATTTTCTTCAGTTTTTGTTATCATATTTTAATGATGAGGGAATTTGA